In one Grus americana isolate bGruAme1 chromosome 1, bGruAme1.mat, whole genome shotgun sequence genomic region, the following are encoded:
- the C1H21orf91 gene encoding protein EURL homolog isoform X3 has translation MVELLGVPKSDLLHTRSLRGHRDCFEKFHLIANQDCPRSKLSKSPYAEVKNILSKKINRIIQYAQNKDLDSDPESSKTSQHQLFNFRHQTDRKLLPQFDSPVPRYSAKWIDGNSGGISSCSQTLLKQRESTDFRLGVLQDAGATFCCSSVLWSNHNQPQKAEKAEGDSLTSVRRRHPQYSREELTVMTPGELKQLNEKLLKQIQDVFEELTQQVQEKDSLASELNVRHIAIEQLLKNYSKLPCLQMGRAGTKSNVPI, from the exons ATGGTTGAATTGTTAG GAGTACCAAAGTCAGATCTTCTACATACAAGATCTTTAAGGGGGCACAGagactgctttgaaaaattcCACTTAATAGCAAATCAGGACTGTCCACGATCAAAGCTCTCTAAAAGTCCATatgcagaagtaaaaaatatCTTGAGCAAAAAAATTAACCGGATCATACAGTATGCACAAAACAAGGATTTGGACTCTGATCCTGAAAGCTCAAAAACATCCCAACACCAGCTTTTTAACTTCAGACATCAGACTGATAGAAAATTACTCCCACAGTTTGACTCCCCAGTACCTAGATACTCTGCCAAATGGATAGATGGGAATTCTGGGGGCATCTCAAGCTGCTCGCAAACTCTTTTGAAACAAAGAGAATCCACTGATTTCAGACTTGGTGTGTTACAAGATGCAGGTGCTACCTTCTGTTGCAGCAGTGTTTTGTGGTCTAATCACAACCAACCccagaaagctgaaaaagctGAAGGTGATTCACTTACCAGTGTTCGTAGAAGGCATCCTCAATACAGCAGGGAAGAAT TGACTGTGATGACTCCTGGAGAATTAAAGCAACTTAATGAAAAACTGCTCAAGCAAATCCAGG ATGTGTTTGAAGAGCTGACGCAGCAAGTCCAAGAAAAGGACTCTTTGGCCTCGGAGCTCAACGTCCGTCATATTGCTATCgagcagctgctgaaaaacTACTCCAAACTGCCATGTCTACAGATGGGACGAGCAGGGACGAAATCAAATGTCCCCATATAA